Proteins from a genomic interval of Verrucomicrobium sp.:
- a CDS encoding ATP-binding cassette domain-containing protein, translated as MNIAIRNVSKTYAAGGPGALRGVDLDVRPGELLALLGPSGSGKTTLLRIVAGLEFPDAGGRVEFGGEDVTDRPASARRAGFVFQHYALFQHMTVFENIAFGLRVRPRAARPPKAEIARRVGELLALIQLADFGGRYPSQLSGGQRQRVALARALAVEPRLLLLDEPFGALDAKVRRELCLWLRQFHDETKLATLFVTHDQEEAFRLADRVAVLGEGRVRQIGTPSELRTRPADDFVRHFLGLSEEMHPTI; from the coding sequence ATGAACATCGCCATCCGCAACGTGAGCAAGACCTACGCTGCCGGAGGGCCGGGCGCCCTGCGCGGCGTTGACCTGGACGTGCGTCCGGGGGAGCTCTTGGCCCTCCTGGGGCCGAGCGGCTCCGGCAAGACGACGCTCCTGCGCATCGTGGCGGGCCTCGAGTTTCCCGACGCGGGCGGGCGGGTCGAGTTCGGCGGGGAGGACGTGACCGATCGCCCCGCCTCCGCGCGGCGGGCGGGATTCGTTTTCCAGCACTACGCGCTTTTCCAGCATATGACGGTTTTCGAGAACATCGCCTTCGGCCTGCGGGTGCGGCCCCGCGCCGCGCGGCCGCCGAAGGCGGAGATCGCCCGCCGGGTGGGGGAGCTGCTGGCGCTGATCCAGCTGGCCGACTTCGGCGGGCGCTATCCGTCCCAGCTCTCCGGCGGGCAGCGGCAGCGCGTCGCCCTGGCGCGGGCGCTGGCGGTGGAGCCTCGGCTCCTCCTCTTGGACGAGCCCTTCGGCGCGCTCGACGCGAAGGTGCGGCGGGAGCTGTGTCTCTGGCTGCGCCAGTTCCACGACGAGACGAAGCTGGCCACCCTCTTCGTCACCCACGACCAGGAGGAGGCCTTCCGCCTGGCCGACCGCGTGGCGGTGCTGGGGGAGGGGCGGGTCCGGCAGATCGGCACGCCGTCCGAGCTGCGGACGCGCCCGGCGGACGATTTCGTCCGGCACTTCCTCGGCCTCTCCGAGGAAATGCACCCGACGATCTAA